A stretch of DNA from Henriciella sp. AS95:
CGGGGAATGATGCTGCGGAGTCATGAGCCGTGGCTGCTTCATAACGATAGAAGGCGGCGAGGGTGCGGGTAAGTCGACCTTGATCAGCGGTCTGGAGCGTGAACTTTCTGCGCGCGGGCTTGAGATTGTTACGACACGTGAGCCAGGTGGCACCGTCCTGGCCGAACAAATCCGCAATCTCGTGCTCAACCCACCAGATGCGTCCGATTGGAGCCCGATCGCAGAAGCCTTGCTGATGAACGCCGCGCGCGCAGACCATGTCGAAAAGAAGATCGCTCCCGCACTGGAGGGTGGACGATGGGTGATCTGTGATCGGTTTGCAGATTCAACTCGGGTCTATCAGGGCATCGGGGGCGTTGGAGACGAGGTGCTGCGCCTCATGCAGGTGGAGGTCACGCAGCTCGCATCACCGGACATCACGCTGGTAATGGATGGTCCGGTGGAGAAGCTCATAAATCGTCGAGACGCACGTGGGACAAGCGATGTTTTCGAACGACGGCCATTGGATTTTCACCGTAAAGTTCGAGACAGGTTTCTGGCCATCGCAACGGCAGAGCCAGATCGATGTGCCGTGCTTGACGCAATGCAGGCGCCCGAAGAGGTCCTGCGCGCAGCGATGAACGTCATTGACCAAAGAGTGCCTTCATAGATGACCAAAGTAGCGCTTCCACTTTATGGGCATGACGCGCAGCAGGCGGAGTTCCTTTCGGCGCTTGCCAGCGGCAGGCTTCACCATGCTTGGATCATTGAAGGCCCATCCGGGATCGGCAAGGCTCGCTTCGTAACCCGGCTAGCATCCGTTATTCTGGGCGCAAAACCGTCGGATGCAGATCCAGCCGGCGCTCCAGATGACGACCCTGTCATGCAGAAGGTCATATCGTCGGGCCATCCAGATCTGAAGCATGTCCAACGGCAACTGAATGACAAGGGCGCGCTCAAACAAGACATTGCCGTCGATCAGATCCGGGACTTGAACGCATTCTTTTCGCTGAAGCCGGCGCTAGGAGGATGGCGCATCGGAATACTGGACTCATTGGATGAGATGAATGTCAGCGGTCTCAACGCGGTGCTGAAAACGCTCGAAGAACCTCCACCGAAGGCGCTTATTTTCCTGATTTCGCATATGACAACGCCGATCCTTCCAACGATCCGTTCGCGTTGCCAAACTCTGAGGCTGCAGGCATTGAATGAGGGTCAAACCCGTTCAGTTTTGAGTGAATCCGGCACCGAAAGTACGGATGCCGTAGTGTCACTTGTTAAGGGACGTCCTGGGCGAGCCGAAGAACTGATGGGTGCCAAGGTTCTGGCGGCCGCGAATGCAGCCCAAAGTTTGCTAAAGGCCATGCCACGACCGAATGAGGCTGTATTATCTCAGGCGATCGCTTCAGCGGCTGAGGACGACACAGCTTTCCGAGTTTTTGCTTCAGAAGTCCTGGATTGGCTTGAAGCTCGAACGCAGAGCGATGCAGGCTGGGCCTCAACATGGTTCGAGAGCCAGAGAATTGTATCCTCGCAGCGAAATTTGCACATGCCGGCCATTCAGGCTGCATCTAAACTGGTAGGCTGTCTTCAATCTGCCTTTCATGGTCGGTAGAACCGCCGACATGTTTGATACCCATGTAAACCTGCACGCGGATGCTTTCAGTGATGACCTGGAAGACGTTTTGGCGCGCGCCAGAGCTGCCGGAGTCACGCGCTTTCTCGCCATCTGCGACCGATATGACAATTACGAGCGCGTCAAAGCCATCTCGGCAGCCAATCCAGACATTTGGAACACAGTCGGCGTCCATCCTCACCATGCCAAGGACTTTACAGACCTTCCGGTCAAGGCCCTCATTGATGCCGCCAACGACCCGAAAACTGTCGCCATTGGTGAGACCGGGCTCGATTTTCATTACGGATATTCGAATGAGGCCGATCAGGTCGCCCACTTCCGCCGGCATATCACTGCAGCACGCGAAACAGGGCTGCCATTGGTTGTTCACACGCGAGAAGCCGATGAGTTGACGGGCGATATACTCGAAGAAGAACATGCCAAAGGCGGGTTCCAGATCCTGTTGCATTGCTACACGGGAGGTCAGGACCTGGCCGACCGAGGCCTTCAGCTGGGTGCCTACGTGTCTGTGTCTGGCATCTTGTCGTTCAAAAGCGCGAAAGACGTCAGAGCGGTCATCAGCACGGTTCCCTTGGACAAGATCATCCTCGAAACTGACTGCCCATATCTTGCACCAGTTCCATATCGCGGACGCCGAAATGAGCCGTCATATCTGCCTCACGTCGCGGACGCACTGTCCGAGTTGAAAGGCCACACTCGTGAAGAAATTGCATCAATTTGCCAGAATAATGCATTAAATTTATTCAAAAAAGTTGCGCGCACATGAGCAACACGGCACGGCTGACGTTTCTTGGCACAGGATCTTCGGGCGGCGTACCGCGCGTGGGAAACGACTGGGGAGTCTGTGATCCCAGCGAGCATCGCAATCGCCGTCGACGTTGCAGCGTTTTGATCGATCTAGGCAACCTCGCGGCCCCTGACACTTGTACGCGTGTCTTGATCGATTCCGCGCCTGATCTTCGCGAACAGCTGCTGGATGCGCGTGTGTCGCATTTGGATGGTCTGGTTTATTCGCATGATCACGCGGATCAGAGCCACGGCATAGATGACGTGCGCGCTCTGGCTCTCAGAATGGGAAGACAGATACCAACCTATATGGATGCAGCGACGGCTTCGACCTTAACGTCGAGATTCGAGTACTGCTTCCAGGGGAAGGGGGGCTATCCTCCGATACTGGACCTCAATCCGCTCATCGAGCCCGAACAGCCGTTTTCCGTGACCGGCGAAGGCGGGGCTCTCAAATTACTTCCAGTCAAACAATATCACGGGCGCATCATCAGTCTTGGGTTCCGCGTCGGAGAACTGGCTTACTGCAACGATCTTCACGATCTGCCAGACGAGAGCTTCGATCAGCTTTCCGGAACGAACGTGCTGATCGTCGATGCACTACGTTATAAGCCACACCCAAGCCATGCTCATCTTGAGCGCGCGTTAGACTGGATTGAGCGCATTCAGCCTCAGAAAGCGTTTCTCACGAACCTGCATATCGATATGGACTATCAGACACTGTGTAGAGAACTGCCTGACCATGTGCGCCCCGCCTATGACGGCCTTTGCATTGATTTCACAGCCTAATCCAGATCCCGCATTTCCCATAATATAGATTATGCAATCTTCGGCATAAGCTTGGTTCGATAGATTTAGGCGTCAGCGCTGTGGTCAGTCGTGCAACTGACTCATGCTCTTCCGTGAACGACCAGGTTCGATTTACAGGTTGATCCCGCTGTAGACCTTCATGAATCAGCTATTAACGTTTCGAGCAGATCGAACTGAATAAGGCGACCGCCATGTCCCCTCCTCCCCCGCCCACCGAATTTGACCGGTTGAAAACCATTATGGCGAAGCTGCGTGATCCAGACTCCGGTTGCCCGTGGGATGTTGAGCAGACATTCGAGACAATTGCGCCTTATACAATCGAAGAAGCGTATGAGGTCGCTGATGCGATCGAACGAGCAGATTTTGATGACCTGCGTGACGAACTCGGTGATTTGCTCTTACAGGTCGTTTTTCACAGTCAGATGGCGAGTGAGGCTGGTCTGTTCACGGTCGAAGACGTTGCGCGATCCATCAATGACAAGATGATCCGGCGTCACCCTCATGTCTTTTCTGATGCGGCGTATCACACAGCTGAGGAGCAAACGTTCGCCTGGGAGGAAATAAAAGCCAGTGAGCGCTCTAAAAAGACCGGCGATGTGTCCGCACTCGATGGTGTGGCGAACGCCCTCCCAGCGCTGATGCGCGCAGAAAAGCTTCAGAAGCGCGCGGCGCGCACCGGATTCGACTGGACCAATCCCGAAGATATTCTCGACAAAGTTGCTGAGGAAACAGACGAAGTAAGTGACGCAATTGCCAGCGGTAATTTAGAAAATATCGAGGACGAGATCGGCGATCTGTTGTTTGTCGTCGCCAATTTGGCGCGGCGCTTCAAGCTCGACCCGGAAATTGCGCTGAGAAAAGCTACCGCAAAGTTCGAACGCCGGTTCAAGAAGATGGAACTGCTGGCCATACAAGACAATCAGGACTTTGCATCTCTGTCTCTGGACGAGCAAGACAAACTCTGGAAACGCGTCAAACAAACTGAATGATGGCTGGCCGCGGACAGCGACCATTTTTACTGGTCTGCGCCTGGCGCGGACGGAATGAACTCAGCATCCGGCATTGGCGGTGCGGGCGGCGTCAGGTTCGGATCGGTTGGCAAACTATCTGGAATTGATGTGTCTGCTGGGTTTTCGAAGATTCGTCTCAAAATTCCGGGCGTCACGGCCGAAAGCGGATTGATTGCCACTTGCGCCTTATCCGGCGAACCACGAACCGAATAGGTCAGCGAGAAAATGCCCTCGCCATCGCGGCCGACGAACAGGTCGCCAATAATTGGCACTCCACCCAGCATCGAGTTGACGCCAAAGCTCGGCACGAGAACGCCGCTGATGCGAATTTCGTTCGATGATTGATCAAACCAACCATTCATGGTCAGCCCAAGTGCTGGCCCGTTGGCACGGGCACCTTCAACGATAAACCGCTCGCCCGCGATTGTGACTGGAACATCGATATTGGTGAATAATACCCCTTCCCCGCTGAGCGTGTCGGCGAGGCCGCGAAGTGACGCGAGAGACAAAACCTGCGTAAGAAACGGGGCTTCCTGCATGCGAACATTGTCGAGAGACAAGCGCAGGCGCGCTGGCTCGTTGCCACGCGATAGCGTGCCCGACAATTCAAGTGATCCACCGGACAGAAAGTCCTGACCCAGCATGCCGGTCATGAAGAACCCCGCATCATCGCTCTTCAGCTCGACATAAGCGGCGTCATCGATTGTTGGCCCTTTGTAAACTGCCTGAATGCTGCCGCC
This window harbors:
- the mazG gene encoding nucleoside triphosphate pyrophosphohydrolase, which produces MSPPPPPTEFDRLKTIMAKLRDPDSGCPWDVEQTFETIAPYTIEEAYEVADAIERADFDDLRDELGDLLLQVVFHSQMASEAGLFTVEDVARSINDKMIRRHPHVFSDAAYHTAEEQTFAWEEIKASERSKKTGDVSALDGVANALPALMRAEKLQKRAARTGFDWTNPEDILDKVAEETDEVSDAIASGNLENIEDEIGDLLFVVANLARRFKLDPEIALRKATAKFERRFKKMELLAIQDNQDFASLSLDEQDKLWKRVKQTE
- a CDS encoding TatD family hydrolase, coding for MFDTHVNLHADAFSDDLEDVLARARAAGVTRFLAICDRYDNYERVKAISAANPDIWNTVGVHPHHAKDFTDLPVKALIDAANDPKTVAIGETGLDFHYGYSNEADQVAHFRRHITAARETGLPLVVHTREADELTGDILEEEHAKGGFQILLHCYTGGQDLADRGLQLGAYVSVSGILSFKSAKDVRAVISTVPLDKIILETDCPYLAPVPYRGRRNEPSYLPHVADALSELKGHTREEIASICQNNALNLFKKVART
- a CDS encoding MBL fold metallo-hydrolase, producing the protein MSNTARLTFLGTGSSGGVPRVGNDWGVCDPSEHRNRRRRCSVLIDLGNLAAPDTCTRVLIDSAPDLREQLLDARVSHLDGLVYSHDHADQSHGIDDVRALALRMGRQIPTYMDAATASTLTSRFEYCFQGKGGYPPILDLNPLIEPEQPFSVTGEGGALKLLPVKQYHGRIISLGFRVGELAYCNDLHDLPDESFDQLSGTNVLIVDALRYKPHPSHAHLERALDWIERIQPQKAFLTNLHIDMDYQTLCRELPDHVRPAYDGLCIDFTA
- the tmk gene encoding dTMP kinase, with the protein product MSRGCFITIEGGEGAGKSTLISGLERELSARGLEIVTTREPGGTVLAEQIRNLVLNPPDASDWSPIAEALLMNAARADHVEKKIAPALEGGRWVICDRFADSTRVYQGIGGVGDEVLRLMQVEVTQLASPDITLVMDGPVEKLINRRDARGTSDVFERRPLDFHRKVRDRFLAIATAEPDRCAVLDAMQAPEEVLRAAMNVIDQRVPS